GAAGCAGGAAAATTTCCATCATTATGATTTGTAACATTTTCTCCATTTGACATAATTAAACTAAAGATCCCATTTTTGCGAGCTAACTACCGTTTCTTTTCACAAATGTGAAAACAAACGTTATCATGATTTGCAACATTTCATTTATTCGACATGATGAAACTAAAGATCCCTTTTTGGCAGGCTGACTACTACTTCTTTTCACTCTCGCGAAAACAAATGTTACCATGATTTACAACATTTCATTCATTCGACATAATGAAACTAAAGATCCCATTTAATTCAACAGGCTTGCTACTGAATCTTTTCACCCTCGCGAAAACAAGCGATACAATGATTTGCAACATTTCATTTATTCGACATAATGAAACTAAAGATCCCATTTTGGCAGGCTGGCTACTGAATCTTTTCACCCTCACGAAAACAAAACGTTACCAAGATTTGCAACATTTTATTCATTTGACATAATGAAACTAAATATTCCATTTTTGCAAGATGGCTAATCCTTCCACCCTTATACAAAAACAAACGTCACAAGACACGACGGATTATTACCTCAAACGTCAATACGACAGTGCCAATATAACACATGTTAGATACAAATTCAATTAGAAGCTAACACAACTGATCACTCACTACATAAGGCAAGAATCAAGAAACATAAAATTAGCTAAATCCTAAGCTTTTCAATGGTTTACCTCTAAAATGTTGAGCTTATTGTCTCTACATTACCAATCTTTCATTAAACACGAATAACTACGTAAAACTACGAAAGTAAAATCCTGTTGTGAGTGCCACCCTAGAAATGAACCCTGCAATGCACGAATCCGGAAAcaataaaaaccaaaaaaaaaagcataaaaggaagaaaactcACTTGGTTCTTTGGCCACTGTAAGTTTTATGCTCAccatcaacaaaaaaataaatagtaggAAATCCTTGAACCTCATAACTCTCCGCTAGCTCATTCTCCACCGTAGCATCAACTTTAACCAGCGGCACATTCTCCGATTTCAGCTCCGTCGCTGCAGCTGCGTACTCCGGTGCAAGTTCCTTACAATGACCACACCACGGCGCGTAAAACTCCACCATCACATACTTATTATCCTCTACAAAGTCACTGAAATTCCTATCCGTCAAAACGACGACGTCTTTATCGTCGAATTTAACACCTTCCTCTTCCTTCTCGTCATCAAACGCCGACGGAACTTCAAAATCGTCGTAATTTTCGAAGTCCTCGTCGTCGTCGAAGTCGTCGTCGTCAGAGAAGGTTTCGGTTGGGAAAGTGTGCTCCGGCGCGGCGTCGTTTACGTCGTCTGCTTCGAGGAAGCTGAGATcttcgtcgtcgtcgtcatcggcGCCGGTGCCGGCGAGTGATGGAGTGAGTAGGACGGAGAAGATGAGGAGGGAAGAGAGAAAAAGGAGAAGAATGAGTCGACTGGTCATTTTGTGAGTCAGTGACGAGTTGACTGAGATCGATGAGATTTCTATTACTGAAGAGAGATCCGACAGAGTCTTCAGCTTAGACTGTGTTCACATTTGCCGGCGTCAATTCGACGTTTTTGAATTTTGCAATTTGACCCCTATATTTCAAagtttttaatcaaaaatatccttaaaatcattctttttttaataaaaataaaataattatttaaaattcaaccacattcatcttttttttgttaaaatttatcaaatattaacaatttttttcaatgaTTCATATTACTCTGAACAATTTTGTTTATTCGAAAAAAcatctaaaatattattatagtttttttctttttacaacaCCATTAGCAATTATGTCTTTCCTTTTgatcacaaattttaatttcagtTGATGTGTTTTCTTCTTATTGAATTTGTAAGAAGTGGTATCGATCAAATACTTTAATTTCTAATAATGGAGAACAAAATTCGAGCGTCAGagatcaaaattaattaaatctttaTCACTTTAACTATTCGTTTATCtccataaaatatttatttaacgatATTTTAACTTTGCATAAGGTGAAGATGGTGTGAAATTAAGTTCCGACTTTATTCAGTTACTGGAGGAGAAGAGTAGATCACGTTATTTTGTAGGCTTACATTGTCCTAACATTGTTTTTTTAACAACAAACAATGGTCtcaatgaattttgattattactattttttttttagctttttcaACCGGTAACGAAattatagaatattttttttaatgagaatAGTATAGATTGCATATGTTTTGTATgaaatttactaatttttttgacaaattttaataaaaggaTGGAActtgttatgttttatatacttgaaggatgtttttttgttaaaaaaaaaacttaggtATGTAATTAAGTTTGGGTACAGTTTAAGTATGTTTTTAACTAAAACTCGTATATTTTGCCATCCACGGCTACATTAACTGCACTAGagtcttgaaaaatatttttacactTGTTGTACATTCGATCTGTTTATACTTGTCTAATATTAACTTGtcataatactaataaataaaatgatgattttattatattattttttaaatataacaaattttatatttagaaaatatatcgACAAATTGATTATAGTTATTAGTAaggttaaaaaaattgaagtataaataattttaaatacaagataCGATTTTAATATTAACGAGTTAATATTTCACTCAATGTATTCTTTTTGAGTCActtatatttttacaatttatatttttctacaacgatattttacaaattatattCAAACATAACTTTTGTTTCTAACAAACTTGTATTCAGAAAACGTAAGTTTGATTACTAAATGACAAGATTAAAATCAACACAAACGTGTAATTTGATGATTATTTCACTAATGTTTTGTTTGGACAACCTTTAGATATTTTacagagtaaaaaaaaaaaagaaaacttataTGGTTAAATACATTTATATTACTTAATTtgttgttatataatttttattctcgattaatattaataattaattaggtgggTTAATttcgaatttgtataattaatcatatttatataattcgtCGCAGTTATATAATTCACAACTAAtaattctttatttgatttgtgtttgtatatgacgatgattttttttgttttttcagttttataaccatatatatttaactttttgcGTATAACTTTTAAAAGTTTGCACAAACTTGTAGCTTTcatatgaatatgatttatataatttaatttgtatttgtttaaaaaatccATATGTTTATGATTGTACATGTCTgttatttttgagttttattatatttatgcaATTCCAGACTTTATACTACtcaattatgtaaaaatatgcGAACTATATCAACGTATtcacaaattatacaaacgagttgtgaattatataaattattgccCTATCTCGCTCGCTTCTCACCTCCCTTTCCCAATATCGTTCgacaattatacaaatatgtatgtatatcaGTTACATGTATACAATTATCTGcctgatatatatatacaatctCTCACTCTCTACCCTCTCTCGCTCGTCTCTTTCCTTCCTCTCCTAGTGTTACTCACCATCCTTGTCCCTATAATATATAGCTATGAATTGTAATTAATAAGTTatagttataaaatataattaagctATTTTTGAATGACCGTATGCGAAAGTTCACCCAAAATAACATTGGTGTGATTTCTCCCCGACCAAATGACATTAAAGCCCATTTATGCATTTGACGTCAGGCCCATCAAGCCCATATTTGTGGTACGGGTCGGTTCTTCCGATGAGGGAATAAGAATCACTGTTCTTCTCGAAAGAAATTTGAGAGAGGCGTCTGCAAATTCAACTCTTTGAACTGTGCGAAAATTCAATCGCAAGGATGATCAGCATCCTTACTCAGGTATCAGTTACAGTTTTAATCATGTTATTATCATCACTTTGTTTTCATTTGCATTTTGAATGAAATTGTTTGATTCTTCAATGAatttgtggaaaattttgattatGGAAAACGCAGGAGCGTCTTCTCGGTGCTGCATTAGGTACCGTAGTGGCAAGCGTTATGGTGTTTGAACAAcggaaaagcatatataagaGCATCGCTGAGCATCAATCTAGATTTTCCCCTCAATCTCAGGTAGGTTGTAGTCTACTAGATTCTGCTTGATGTTCTTTTTTGTGATATTTAGCTTCCAAGATTGATGTTGTATAGTTCCAGTTCATGGTAAATTGAGCAAAATACATTTTGTATATAATGatcaaattgtatatgtatCCATAGCAGTAATAAGCATGTTATTATAAAACTACGACAACATCAACACCCGTCTAATCTCATAAGTGGAGTGTGGGGAGGGTGGTGTGTGATGCAGCCTAGTCCCTACCTTGTGAAGGTACAGAGGTTCGCTTAggtaaaacatatcaaaatcaagtaTGGAAAGGAAATACAGTAGCAGCATTAAATTACACTATAACCGAAGCAAAAGAAACAATAGTAAAAATTGAAGACAAAAGCAAGAGAGTAGTCATAACAATACAGATAAGGGGAACTAGACATTTGCGTGGCTATATTTCATCTCATTACGGGGAAAATGGGGAGTTCAACAAACTACGAACTGTTTATCCTCTATATCGGTTTAGAAAATGATAAGAAACTTTACGTGCTGCGATTCTAATTTCATACTACTGTTCTCTAAGAAGTTGAATTTGTTATCTAATCATCAGCTAAAGTGTATGTTTGTACAAGCATTTTATAGTTTGTAGATATACTTGCAGTATGATATTCAAGTATAAGATGCACATAGATTAGTCATTAAAACGTGATAGCTGACTTGACGTGGCAACTCCTTCATCTTAGAGTCTGAAGAAATTCAATTATGTATATCAGTATATGTGATCATAATTTGGATGCAGTATATACcagtttttgttgtttttatcgTGAAAAAGGTATTGCATTTAAAGTCCTTCAACCAGAAGGTGTTGTGGGGAATTTACCCCGGGTAACTCCATTACATATTGTCTAATGTGCAATTGCCATGTTACACCAAGAAAAGAGTTGGGATAAGGATCTTTACTTAGAACTAACTACAGATTCTGATTTGCTTTCAAAAATACTTGCATCCTTTCCTTCCAAATGATCCACCATACTGTCGAAGGGAGAGTATTCCAGGTTTTCATCTTTGTCTTACTGAAACCTTTTGAGTACCAGCATGGAGCAGTTCTCTTGTCATCCTTGGCATTGTCCAGTTGCTTTCTAAGCGCAAACCACGAGTATATGACCTATGCCTGTCAAACCATACTTATTGCATAACAAACCATACTTAAGCTCCTGCTTTAAGTGATCCAGACCAGTAAAATTTCAAACAACCTACCAGCGTTTTTATAAGTGAAAAAGAGAAGCAGCTACAATTGTCCATGGGGTTTGAAGCAAAAGGTGAGATGTAAAACACATAATTCATGGAATAATAAAAAACATCAGACATACACTGTATCCAAAAAACAATCAAAGCTTTATGAATTAGCATTGTAAAAAATACTTTGCATCTAGTATAACTAATTTTGACATCTGATATACAACTATGCTGATATTAATCCAACTCCTTAAAGTTAAGATCCAAAGAAGCGACCAATTCTTGTTGGAATCACTTTGTGCATCGTTGTTTGATGCACACACTTCTGTGAAGCGCATAGTTTATCCATGAAGGGATAGCTCCCCGCTTCTCACTTCAAGGCTCAAGCGATGAACTTCAACAGATTAATTGGAGCCAACAATCCACAAAAATGACAGTTATTGTTGGGTCCATGTATAACTCACATTTTATGTGCGTTATCTACTAGAATAACTCACATTTTGATTAACTTTTGTATTTGTATAGCGAGTCTGAATTCCGATAGCTAGTATATAATGCACATAATACCACTTATCAACAAATAAAATGCATAGAGTACTGTTATTTGTAGAATGTGGGGCTTCCTAAACAGAAAAATGTTGCATAAATATGAAGATGGTGGGGTTGAGTTATGAAGGAGATTATGTGTGTTTGAACTTACCGTTTTAAATATGGTGCATAACATGTAGTCTGTTTGTGAGTTAGCCAAAAGTTTCTGGTTTCTTCTGACTTATTATTGTGATGACGTCCTAACATCAACTATAAATCCTTGAACGGTGGTCCAGCAAAGTCTCCTGTGTCCTGTTGAATAGCTGGTTGGTGATTTGTTATAAGTAACATAGCTTTGGTGATAAAGCTGTTAGATGGTGCTGTTAAAGATTAGCCTAAGTGTGGGTTGTATATCAGGAAACAATGACTGCTTACCTTTTCTTCTTTGGGTATTCCAGTTTCTTTGTGTGTCTCAATTCTAATTTGATACCTTTGAAGCTTTGGAGCTTGAGAGTATAAAAGGCGTTTTTTTAATACGAGCTTTGATGGGCTATGCTTAAGGCaagttatatttttcatgttgcAGTTGGAAGAGGTTTATCTGGTTTTGGTGTCCAGATGTGTTAGCCCATTAACTGTTTTAGGCAAAGTAAAATTGTTAGATTTATATATAGCATGTGGTTTGACAGTATACTGTGTGCTTTAGTCAATTGAAAATGGAGAAAGAATTTGAACTCTGCTGACTCAGAGTACTCAGTCAGTTCTAGCTAATGCTGAATGTAAACTGACAGAACGTTGCTTTAGTTTTCCAAGGTGAACCTCCAAGTTTTTGCTAATTAACATTTTCATTATATAGCAAGTCCTACTTTATAAATTCCCTTGGTCAGGAGTCAATAGTGACTATTTCCTGGTCATGTCTAACTTTACTCCCCTGGTTTTGACTACAACCTCCTGGTAAGGAAACTTATATTTCTCATACATAAATCCATCTTTGTTTATGCTACCAACTCTCAGTATGGTCCTACTTTTGGTTTATTTGTTACTAAAAAGGGGAAATGGCATACTCTTGCCCCCGGAATACTGGAGCAACCTCACTTGTCTGCTAGCTAGTGAATATTATCGgcttaacatttcataatcttGAATGACAATTCGTTGACTATGGTAGACACCAATGATTTTCATACTTCTTTCTGAAGGAGGAGAATAATGTTTATCAAGATggctgtgtgtgtgtgtgtgtgtgtgagataCACATGATACCATTCTATGGGCAATACATTTTAAGTTTCATAGcaagatttttttgtttgtaagaaatcaaataacttctgtCTTTGCTGATCGAATTTTGaacatttgaaaaaaatcagACAACAGTGTACATTCCGAAAAAGGAGTCTGGCATAGAGTTTGCACACCTATGGAACAAAGCTGTGGATCAGGCGTTAGGGCCTCTCATCAAGTCCCTTGGATCACGCGGATGGTAAAAGTGTTGTGTGATTCCACAGCTTATCTAGAGTTCGTCTCTTTTATCGTGTAAGATTCTTACAAGCACAGATGCAAGTGCATTCTTAATTCTAGAAGTTGCAGTTCTCGCAGATACTATATTAATACTGTATTATCTTCTTGTTGATGCTATTAATGTTTCGTTCCTAACTTTTCTCCGTGAGGATCACTTGATGgaaatttttatttgtgttgTTAACACTTAGGTGCTCCATAGTACCTTTCTTTTAACTCGACCTCTATTTATTTGGAATGTACATTGGTAAAGTTATGTTGGTCGAACCTGAATAAAAGGCCAATCTCTATCAGTAGCTTACCTTAGTTGGACTTGTCCTTAGCTATTGTTGAACAATAACTATAAGCATCACTTTATCATGCCTCCCTGACTTCCCACCCTTGACAATGTCTTTTTCTTGTAATTTAGATGTACAAGTTTGAAGCGAGTCTTGACTTAGTTTAAATCAAGAAGTGGAAacttttccctttattttattcACATTTCACTAAATCAGTGTGTGCATTGGGCAAATCCAATTGACTGTTTGTTATTGGAACCATTTTGTGGTTAACTTTCTTCCCTACATTCTTCTGTGCCCATAGTATGTGGGATAAATAATAGTATGTGTAATTTGCACTTCCATTTTAAAGGTTCATGGAAAGGGTATACAATAAACTATAATGTTGCTTGCATAGAAGCGTATGAACAACATAATACCCGATGTATCCCACTAATGGGGTTTGGGGAGGGTGGTCTGTACGCAGTCTTACTCCTGTCTTGTGAAAGTAGAGAGGTGGTTTCTGATAGATTCTCAAgtcaagtaaaacatataaaaaaatctcAAGTATGTAAAGCAAATACATACTTTGGTTTGTTTGGATGATAGTGATGACTAAATAATTGTACTATTATATCACTAATTACTGATGCAAACAATAGTTACATCTCACATTCCCAAACCATACAACTATAGGAAAGgtaataaaccaaaaaaaagaaggtaaaaTGAGATGAAACAACAGGGGATGGATAAGAGTAGAAGCCTTTTCTGATCTATGTTGCTCGGATTCTTCTAAAATGTTGATAGGTGCATGCTGGATTCTCCAAAATTAGTACATTCTGGGTAGTCCAACATGATGCAGCAGCATTTTTGAAGAGTCAGACATTGAGCTGCTGGATAGGAGCACCTTTGTCCGTATTGCGTTTTTGCGCAATCACCACATAGTACACACCGAGTGCTAACACAATAGCAAACCCGAACCCTAGAGCTATCCCAACCATCCCACCAGCTCCCATTCGTTTATCGCCTCCCTCATCGGTTGGCGGTAAACTTTCATGTGCCAAATTAGACTGCACACTTGATGCTGTAGGAAATCTTGAACAACCtgatgtattattattatcattacatAAACTTTCACTAGTAGTAGTGTTCTTTTTTTGAGTCTCAGGGTGAAAAAATGAGTATGCTTCTGGTGAAACTGCAATAGGGCTTTCAAAAGCAAGGCCATGAGGAGACCTTTCTTGAGCTTTAACAATAAAAGGTAGGCATAAGACAACAACAAAGAATAGACAAGAAGCCattgttgaattttaaaattatttgaagtatTTGATCGGTCCTATTTTCTGTCGTTAAGGTTGAGAACAAAGTATCGGGAATGTTTGCACTTAGAATGGGATTTTATAAGGTAATGGAGTAGTGTTGGACACAATAGAATCTGATTAATCCTGTTTTCTGTCGTTAAGATGGGGAACTGAATCAAGAATTTTGGTTTGAATGAGGGAATGCTTGCACTTGTAATGGAATTTTATGAGGGAATAGAGCACGATTGAATCTAATCGATCCTATTTTCTGTCGTTAAGATGGGGAACTGAATCAAGAATTTTGGTTTGGATGAGGGAATGTTTGGACTTAGAATGGGATtttataagaagaagaaaaatgagggAAGTGGAGGTTGCTTAGAATTGAATGTATTGTGGAAAAGAGGGAACCAAATGATAGAAATACTATCAATGTCTAAAACTCCATTAAAGTTGTTTTCATCACTCACTCCCATGGGATTTTTTTAGTAGCAAATAAATGAATGTCATGCATGTTAGTCCAAAAAAGTAAAGAATTTTTGCTTAAGCAATTGGTTATACAAATAATGAATTCTCTAGAAAAGTAATTTTTACTTGGTATTCTATTCCACTTGATGATTTACaaccattaaaaataataataggaatTAGGGAGAGACAACTTTTAtctttaaataacaaaaatgtgTTAATAATCTTATTTAATGAGGGATTATTAAAAACAATTCTGCTAGTTTTTCTCTaaatcctttttcttctttttgggtAATGATTGGGTGATTCTTCTTATTGTTTAATAAGTGTAATTAGTGTTGTAATCCCTTCATTATGATTGGTTCTTGATATGTCCAGATGGGATTGTTTACTTTGATAGgatggataatttttttaaaagaatacaTTATGATCTCCATATTTTGCTTCATGTATTTgagattttacttttttttgttttttcacccGGTGTCCGGTACCTATATTGGAGCCTGAAATCAGGATTCGCGTAGGGAAGTCTCACATGGTGTGTGTGTTTgtggggagggggggggggatgtaAAGCGCTCTTTGACAAATGTGACTCTGTATTTAGGGGGATTCAAACCCGAGACGTTTTGTTAGAGATGAAGAGTATTTATTACTCCACTACAATTCTTGTTGGTCCATGTATTTGAGAATTATGTTCCCTCTTAGTCACTCTTAAGTGCAACATAACTTAGTAGCTTTGACTCAAATTAACTTTGTATTTGTAACTAAAAATCtccttaattattataaatttaagattTCATATCTTTAgataataagaaattaaaattcataaattttaaattctgaccgcatatttatgtgtttatatttcCAACAAAGAACATAACAAAGGAGAAGGGAAAAAGAAAAGGGATGGTATGATGAAGAAGCTCATAAAGTAATTAGGTTATTGATTGACATTTGTATTAATTGAGTGGCAATGTATgcataaataatgaaatattatgGACAATGATTTTAAGGCCTTATGTATGATActaaagaataatataatactaattGTAGATTCAATTGCTTAATGACACAAGGCTATTTTAATCTCATGATGTTAATTAGTGgtccaaattttctttgcatgaaaatgaaatttaaagctaagttagAGGTTTTGCTTAGCTTAATAGACCAGCAAAGACCATTAACTAGGCACTAAAAATTGATACTTGATGAGAGTAATGATGTGGCTAGTATTTTGCACACTCATGcatacaattttaatttattgcaaAAGGTGGAAACAATGAGCATGCTAAAGTAGAAATCAATTATCTTAtaaaccccccaccccccaaaacacacaatcaagcaacTCCTTCTAGCAAATATTTAttcgtattcgatatttatgACAAATTCATGAATAACATTCCTACTGCAGAGATAGTAATAAAGTGTGTGTATGCTCtgtcttttcaaaattttactttGTAACTTTTCACTGAGTGAGtttgttgttattgtaattaaaaaataaagtgagaaGGTATATCACATAGATACGATTAAATGATAGATGAATGTACGAAATACATGTTTTGTATTCATTGATTTGATGTAAATATTGTGTGAGCATATTTTATTGAGTCCTCCTTTTCCTCGCTCTTAGCTCCTCCTTTTCCTCGCTCTTAGCTCACACACCTAGTGTTGAGGCTACATTGGTCCCGTAATcgttaattgaattttttttttgtcgaaaaattatattatatataagttGAATAGTTTCCAATACTAAGGAAGTACCTACTTACAGATAATAGGGTTCTTTTGTGTTCTTTTTAGATTATGGATTGGACTTCAAGCTATCGCTAGAGGTAGAGcaagaatttgaattttataaattttagttttaggataaatatatcatatattagtaactgagatttaaatttaattttataaatatttgttggATTCATTTTTTGAGACGAGGCTTTATCGAAATCACTCTTCTACCTTTTACCTTTCAAAGTAGAAGTAAAATCTGTGCACTCTCCTCTTTTCAGACTTCACTTGTagaattatattgaatatgttattatattgTTGTATATACATATTCGATAGATTCCttaacacataaaataaattggattaaaataatttggttaTACCCCCACACTCAACCATACTcatatttaaaatgtaaaatataaaaatagatattattACAATCATGCCTCTCACTATGTTGTCTGCCAAGTGATATTAATTTGCCTTATCTGCTTTCAATTTTGTGctcactttttttattttttttatttctaatatatgaataacaaaaataccTAGGGCAAAATAAATAGAGgtatcccttttttttttgttgggctAAAGATACTGCATGCGTGACGTGtgaaataattacaaatattcCCGACTTATAgttaacatatttttcattttcgtAGTTCGAACTCAAAATTTTAGATCAGATAAGTATTGCTATTTGTTGGTATTGGAGTTGGATGCTTATTTAACTTCTTTTTCCCTCTTTCGGCTTGAAATTTACTCGCGAGTGGACGATTTTAGAATCTAATTCAGCTTGTCGGGTACCAGTTCACGAATATCAATAGattttgttcaaattttataacttaCATGAACtcattattattgattattaacttaaaattgttacgaaaattcatacattttaaatttatctctATTCTGAATCATTCCACCGCAACATATGCTAACACAAAGGACAATAATTATTTCATGAGTTTCACTTGTGCACCTCTTATATTTTTTGTCACAAGAATTGTGCCCTCTAGTTTTCAATGTCACATGAAATggtccatatatatatatatataaaggaacTACTTATATTATTAAACCTATGAacttttttgaaaatactttattttttatttcatttgaatcttgtattaaaaaaaaaaagcttacttcaataatttatcatttaaatgaCTAACTAAAGTGATATAATAGTCTGGTTTGACTTTTGAATAGTCTAATTAATAtggataattttaataaaaacaaatccCTTATAAGGgccaaataaaatgaaacaaagggtatttcattttaactttttatatattttaaattcttttagtaaaaatattgatTCGGTGCGTTTcggaaaattgagaaatttttcataaataacgATAGTTTTGATAGGTTGTATAGTGCTGAGTTGGGCCCATTTATCAAAATGGGTCACGTTTGGGCTGGACTATAGTACAAGCTGGTTGGCCCATATTCTATCAATTTCAATCCAAAAGctaatattataaatagtatatagtaaaataatatcttaaaatCTTTGGactttcacattttattttcttgatttcaaaTTGATATTTTGATAATCATATTGGTCACGATTCAAGCCTTATAATATGTATCGTCTACTTTGGCCTAATATATTTCGCGAATTTATCTTGCTGGGCTACACTTTAATTGAACACAAAAGCgcatatatcatataaatttgtGCAATGCCTTATAAAGCTCTTTGTTAATTCACGTATGTATTATGTGCAttcttttttcataataataataataataataatatggaaTTTTGGGAAAGATCGGACTATAAGAGTTTTATGAGTCTTACTCCACATATTCACACTAGActatttttacaatttaaacTCGTAACCTTTTTGTCACATCCAACAAAGTGTCGAGGCTTCTCTTCAATTATCCATTTATTATAAGCAAAATATAAACGACTAATtgtgtgaaatttttttaaatgatcgTTTGACTAATTTTTCGAATAATCCGTATTATTATACATCAgctcaaaaatgcaaaaaaaaaaaaaaaaagcaacttCAGAATTTGTGAAGCAAATAATGTTTGGAATAAATCCTCAAAATTTAGGTCAAGTGAAGTTCgattacaattttttgaaaaattcaccTACTTATATACATCGAAAGctttaataatcatgatttcatatttcGAACATGCAGATACATAATATGCAAAAGtgcaaaaatttataattaaaagccAAGGCTCACTCTAATTAAAAAGCTAAAAACACAACTAAGTtacattagaaaaaaataatttattgaataGATAAGAGTTAGGAAGAGATGAGCAATTGATGAAGGTGACAGATAGGAACTTCACCAACCCTTAAAATTGACCATATGATAAGAGGAACATTATCTATtaaggaaagaattttt
The DNA window shown above is from Solanum lycopersicum chromosome 11, SLM_r2.1 and carries:
- the LOC101258126 gene encoding uncharacterized protein; the protein is MISILTQERLLGAALGTVVASVMVFEQRKSIYKSIAEHQSRFSPQSQTTVYIPKKESGIEFAHLWNKAVDQALGPLIKSLGSRGW